The window AATCATAAAGGGGATGcaccaaagtgaatgagaatcctgaaggttTGTAtaagtagtgtgagatcagtggaccAAAGTAATTTAACCATTAAAAACACCTGTTACTTATTTAAAATCAGTGAAAATTGGCATTTTGGCCATAtagatgccagttctgatacccagaacccatttgggccaggctggagtagcACGAATTGGATGTGGGGCATCAGTAGGTATGTAACTGTaatgtaagatcagtggcccaaagccatttaaccccttcaataaGATACCTCAGTGCTCAGTTTGATGCACATTTTTGTGCCACTCATAATTTTTAGGTCTTTTtcgatcagtcacaatccattttgtgactgatgcgacagatccgtcaccgagtgtggtaaaactgatgcgacggatctagtTTAAAAACAAATGCGTCGTACCACTTTTTTCCATGGCAAAGAATAGAATtaccacatctgagcatgctcggttacAAAAAGACGGATCCATCgcaggaatccgtcatttgacagattgcgacggatcctgcgcccataggcttccattataacaaacgaCGGACGCCGACAGATCTGACGCTATGTTTTTTCGATGCAGACAAAAAAAGTTCATGTGGACGTCGGCTCCATCAGCTGGATAAACATTTTTCAATGGATCCGTTACATGATGGATGAAACGTTAGCGACAGATTGCAACGGATggcctaatacaagtcaatgagaaaagaacggatccagcgctggatccatttttttcacaaaacgacagattgcgactgatggcaaaaaactgatgtgtgaaagaggcctaaaaaaacTGCCGAGTAAGAAATCAACTTCAGCATTTTTGATGCCGACTATATAGAAGTGCACTGGACATCAATAGAGCCCAGCTCGGCTGGGGTAAAATGTCCAAAGGCATCATTACTTGGTTAGTTCAGTTAATGAAGGTAAGGTAATAGCAGGACATGTGGTCAGCGCTGGATAGTGATTTCTACAacatatattaataaatatatactgTACGATCCTTATATAAAAACATTCATACATGCACACAATCCTATAACAGAAGCCTAAAAAATGGGTCATGGGGCAATAATATGTTCCCTGGTCAGCAGGTTTTATAAATGAACATATGCCTCAGTGAGCACCATGGAACATGTCTGCTTCAATAATGATAAAGACAATGAAAGGTCTTGGAGAAGCTTGACATTGGCCGTATGAGCAGTACACCCCTTCCTGCCTAGCAGTCAGTAGTACGGGGCTGGTGAGATGTGTCAGAAGGTGTTGAGATGGGGCAGAAACTGCAGTTTATCATGGTGGGTGACCCCTCGCTCAGTGGCCAGCTCTACCCCCTGCAACTTCCTGACCAGTCCCTCATCCTCGTACTCCATGTCATCATAGCAATGCTGATCGTTCACCAGCTCCCTGACATCAGGGGACGATCTCTGCATAGGGCACCGTGCACCGCTGCTGGCGAAGATCCTCCGGGCACTGTGCTGCTTCTCCAGGCTCCTcttctgcatacctcccaaccgttccggattttagaggtgtgtcccacactcccgcggctcacagctgatgtcccgactcctcccctcagtgcagtgaataaattaaattaaataatcaTCAGCTCTGGATTATCAGGGCAGCTGGGACTTGAACCCGTGAACTGTGAAGGCTCATttttccataggcagcagctctaccgctgagctactgcctgtattgaaaaacaTGGGCAGTTttagttatcttgacctctatattgctgttgagaaaccagaagcagattattcagctgcaaagatggatggatgatagagggatggattatagagggatgatagagggatggatgatagaaggatggatgatagagggatggatggatgatagaaggatggatgatagaaggatggatgatagagggatgatagagggatggatgatagaggggtggatgatagagggatgatggatggatgatagagggatggatgatagagggatatatagatacatgacagataatagatagagggatagatagaaggatagatggatagatagaaggatagatagatagaaggatagatagaggcatagatagatggatggatggatggatgatagaggggtggatgatagagggatgatggatgatagagggatggatggatggatgatagagggatggatagatggatagaaggatagatagatagaaggatagatagaggcatagatagatggatggatggatggatgagagaggggtggatgatagagggatgatggatggatgatagagggatggatggatggatgatagagggatagatagatagatagaaggatagatagatagatagaaggatagatagatagatagaaggatagatagaaggatagatagaaggatagatagatagaggcatagatagatagataggatagagagatagatagaaggatagatagatatagctgatagatagaaggatagatgtatagatggatagatagataggatagagagatagatacaatgatagatagatatagttgatagatagaaggatagatagatagaaggatagatggatagatagatagaagtatagatagatagaaggatagatagataaatatttcatctctttgtaggtgaaggaaagagtcagattcatttctacccataaaactactataaagaaatgaggaaaaaaaatacaaatacattttttttatgttcACCAACTTGGATTCGAACCAGCAAACTAATTtcctgtgtccagcagcctcctggctttcctagctgctctagctgttgagccacaaggAATTGATGATGTAAAAGGGAGGATTTTATATAAATAAATCTACAAtggagcctctgattacacagcagattacacaggacacagagctccattgtacagagcagcgtctctgtatcctgtgttctagagggagaggaaaagaggtgtttttttttcttctaataaaattactaaaaataatacaaaaaatagaataatgtaattttattacacttttttataaaataataaacatcacaaatcagcaaattacagggacaccaaatatgtccatgttatcgtaacgacccgaacaagacagcgatcagattattgatggagatcggtaaatggcgggaaaaaaatggcgcaatttattatttttctttattaaaacccataaaaaatgtaatacaaatgtattgttgaggctgtgttcacacgtagcgtaaatgctgtgtttttttctgccgctgtccgcaccacgagcgcaataagaatcttctctgattattgcgtgtttgcggtattttttatgcattgtcccttttttgacacatgtttggggcagatgtgaatcctgaagattataaagaaaaaaaaaaacaccaaatccgcgcagttcagcggcgtcttcagaCATAAAAGGGGCAGAGATTTCATtatgtctcatccactttgcttggacatttagtccgtgttcacatgtagtgtaaatgctgcaattttttctgctgtttttttttgcacatttattctgctgtgtttaattatccaagtaaagtggatgtgattccatgagaagactccgctgaactctgcggctttgatgcttttttttctctggaggtttctatgtggagcttaaaaaaacccaggaaaaagcttctcagtacaattaaaacccttaaaaacgcagattcccatctgaaccaaaaacacattaaataatggagaaaaggcagaaaaaaatgcagcaaaaatggaataatcagagaatattgttattgtgtagtttggtgccgacagcggcagaaacaaaaaaacccctgaaattatgcaacgtgtgaacacggctttataggcacaaataagcaacatgtcatatagtgacacatataaatataagaaaattctggctgctatgactattaacgaacagtctggggcaactgctgaatgacccttactgccaaatgggtgtggctatgagtgtggctaggggtgtggtcaaaatttgcttACTTTGTCccgctttcctttcttcaaaagttgggaggtatgcttctgTGTCACCAGGATGGCTTCTGGGGTGAGGCGCAGGGAGAAAGGCACCTAGTGGGGCTTCGTGGAGGCTGCCACCTGCTGGGCAGTATGTGCTGGTTTTCTGCTCTGCGGGGCTCTGGACAGCTCTCTCTGGGTCCTGGATAGGGCTGAATGCCGTGGATGGATTACATATTCATAGGAGCAAGTCATGTCCATGGTCACCTGCTCCAGAAAGCACCGGCCGGGGTAGCGAGTGTCTCTGTGCTGCCCCACACTGGCTTTGTGCCTCCTGGTGGTCGCCGATGACCAGGAGTTTAACAGGTGGTCCATGGTGGTTCTCCTGGAATCACGCAACTGTGGTGGCTGGACAGAAGCCTTCGTGTCCACAAGTTTAGGGAGCTGTGCGGGGTGAGGAGGGAGCTGATGCTGCGGGGAAGGGAGAGACATGTCTGACTCCTGTGACTGAGGACTCGGAGACAATGCCTAATAACAAGGAGAGAGCTGTCCCTCCTTCCCTCCCGGACTCCCATGATTCACCCACTATCTCCACACAAGAGGTCGGGCAGGTCCATCTTCCACCCACACGACTGCATAGCATCGGCGTGGACATGAGAGTGATcctgcagttctgggtacataacaCACAGACATACGTGCCTGTCACACACTGGACACATGATTTTACATGCCCGTCACCCACTAGGCACACCACACATACATGCCCGTTACACGCTGGGCACACAACGCATACACATCCGATACCCACTGGGCAAACGAAACATGCACAAAAGTCACACACTAGGCACACGACACAAACGTGCCagtcacacacagggcacacaaacATACGTGCGTGCCCGTCACACACTGGGGACACAAAAAGTATGCTCCTGTCACTCACTGTGCACATGCGCTCTTATCGCACACTGGGTACATGAACATACACACATACGCACCCATCACAGACTGGAAACATGACACATATGTGCCAGTCACGCTGTGCACACCACACATAGGCACCTGTCACACAGGACCACcattaggaatttcagggccccgtaCTGGCAAATTTTTTGGGTGGAGCCTTGAGACTCTACCCAAGCTCcatcccagctccgcctccacccctcaaacagtCTTATCTTggaaaaatgtgtgtgtatgtacagtatatatgtatgtacactacagttcaaacgtttggggtcacccagacaatttgtcttttccatgaaaaatcatacttttatttatcaaatgagttgcataatcaaTAAAAAATATAGTCCACACATTGACTACGTTAGAAataaatggatttttgtgtactaaccgtaaaatcgttttctcttagccatcattgggggacacaggaccatggaccatgggtgttatgctgcttatccataggagtacactaagtagatgcaaagatgttagctcctcccctgcagtatacaccccctggcccagccaggctacttcagttttagtacacaagcagtaggagaacaagtaacaaaaaacgtgagtgaatactcataacacaatagtactgagagagaaaaaagctaaggcccaacagggcaacagggagggtgctgtcccccccaatgatggctaagagaaaacgattttacggtgagtacacaaaaatccgtttttctctgacgcctcattgggggacacaggaccatgggacgtcctaaagcagtccctaggTGGGTAAAcacacaacgcaacccaaggactaggaaccagtcccagatagccaggagcgcctactgagataggtgctccactatcgtttgcagaatctTCCTACCTAGGtttgcctcagccgaagcctgggtatggactctttaatgctttgaaacagtatgtaggcaagaccaggtcgcagctttacacccctgttccactgaagcctgatgcctaatggcccaagaggcgccaattgcttgcgtggaataagtccgcagcccactaggaatgggcttgagttgtgagcggtagacctcctggatcgcagagcgaatccagcgagccagcgtttccTATGAAGCTGCggctcctttcttaggcctttcaggaatgacgaacaaggagtccatgttcctaaaggggctgttctgggtacgtaatatctgagagccctcacaaggtctagtgaatataggaacctttccaccctatggactgggtgtggacaaaaggaaagcagaacaatgtcctcgttcatatgaaacggggaagtaaccttcggaagaaaatctggaagggggcgtagaaccaccttgtcctgatgaaagatcataaAGGGGTTCGtgacaagagagtgctgccagttccgaaacttgtctgatggacgtaatcgccactaagaatgttaccttccaggacagaagagcaagagaagattccttaaaatGTTCAAAGGGGGaccctggataccgtccaaaatgaggtcccatgggtccagtgaCCGTttatacgggggaactagatgggaaacgccctggaggaaagtcttgacttgcggaatgcaagctaggcggtattgatagaatattgagagagatgaaacctgcaccGTAAGGGaggtgagggccaaccccttttgcaacctgactgcaaaaaaaatcaagaattctggggatcgccagaggcataggttggacattagattccctgcactgggaaaggaaagttttccacgtacggtggtaaatacgggataaaggctggctttcgggcactgtacatggtggagatgaccgcgggagagaatctcgctcttgataaaggccaggtctcaatggccaggccgtaaaCTTCAGggttctggagttctgatgggaaatgggcccttgggtcagcaggtctgggatgcttacgaggcgccatgatcaattgtactaattcggcataccaggcgcacctgggctagtccggtgctattagtatcacctggactccttctgccttgatcttcctgattactcgcagcagcaggggcagaggcgaaaaacatgtaaggtagacggaagcgacttcaggagactagagcattcgcgccgatggactgtggatcacgtgacctggctaagaacgcgggtacctttgcgttcaaccttgaggccattagatccacgtctggtgtaccccagcaagtgcagatgtgtgggaacacttctgggtggaaaaaacactctccggcggccaggccttggcgacttagaaggtccgccacccagttctctactcccggtatgtgtaacgctgaaaacacagacccccgtcgattcggcccaggtgaggatcctgaggaccttgaaataagctgtcttgctgctggtacctccctgccgattgacctacgccatagctgttgcattgtccaattggacccgaatcaaatgacctgctagcagaaggagGGAATGACCTGAGCACGAGAAAGATCgcactgattttcaggatgatttctgggaagggaagactcctggggcgtccaacgtcccgaagcagtgtagAGTCAGTATGCtgttccccagactaagaggctg is drawn from Anomaloglossus baeobatrachus isolate aAnoBae1 chromosome 3, aAnoBae1.hap1, whole genome shotgun sequence and contains these coding sequences:
- the PRR18 gene encoding LOW QUALITY PROTEIN: proline-rich protein 18 (The sequence of the model RefSeq protein was modified relative to this genomic sequence to represent the inferred CDS: substituted 1 base at 1 genomic stop codon) translates to MSLPSPQHQLPPHPAQLPKLVDTKASVQPPQLRDSRRTTMDHLLNSWSSATTRRHKASVGQHRDTRYPGRCFLEQVTMDMTCSYEYVIHPRHSALSRTQRELSRAPQSRKPAHTAQQVAASTKPHXVPFSLRLTPEAILVMQKRSLEKQHSARRIFASSGARCPMQRSSPDVRELVNDQHCYDDMEYEDEGLVRKLQGVELATERGVTHHDKLQFLPHLNTF